One part of the Haliotis asinina isolate JCU_RB_2024 chromosome 2, JCU_Hal_asi_v2, whole genome shotgun sequence genome encodes these proteins:
- the LOC137272927 gene encoding uncharacterized protein, producing MSAPSSIPGPQILLNVSDLLLPPINYTDVTDLAPSANVSSLVQEGDRVNTYTDSRPPREFPLALVIASPVVAVFILVFFCVSYYWHASYLDRQARKLAIRMAADAESGLRPSRRTRRGLGTDGRKGRSRRLSSPTPSVPKRVSSAVTDQEILSHFAARRHSTFFI from the coding sequence ATGTCTGCCCCATCCAGCATACCCGGTCCACAAATTCTGCTCAACGTCTCCGACCTCCTCCTACCCCCCATCAACTACACCGACGTCACCGATCTCGCTCCATCGGCAAATGTTTCCAGTCTCGTGCAGGAGGGGGACAGAGTCAACACCTATACGGACAGCCGTCCCCCACGGGAATTTCCCCTGGCCTTGGTCATAGCAAGCCCGGTGGTAGCAGTGTTTATTCtggtgtttttttgtgtgtcttACTACTGGCATGCGTCTTACCTAGACCGTCAAGCCAGAAAACTAGCCATAAGGATGGCAGCAGACGCCGAGTCCGGTCTCCGACCATCCCGACGGACACGGAGGGGTTTGGGCACAGACGGACGAAAGGGTCGATCTCGGAGACTGTCCAGCCCAACCCCTTCGGTGCCCAAACGAGTGTCATCTGCTGTAACTGATCAAGAAATATTGTCTCATTTTGCGGCCCGACGACACTCAACGTTTTTCATTTAA